Proteins from one Nitrobacteraceae bacterium AZCC 2146 genomic window:
- a CDS encoding uncharacterized membrane protein (UPF0127 family) (product_source=COG1430; cleavage_site_network=SignalP-noTM; cog=COG1430; ko=KO:K09005; pfam=PF02643), with product MNFRDFAASLRAPMLAFAALVALASLNGVATAADVQPLEIVTKSGVQMFSVEMATTDKERETGLMYRKELADGRGMLFDFTPEQQVSMWMKNTFISLDMIFIRADGRILRIAENTEPQSTKIIPSGGPAKGVLEVIAGTARKYGIVPGDQIVHPLFKAR from the coding sequence ATGAATTTCCGTGATTTTGCCGCTTCTCTCCGCGCGCCGATGCTGGCCTTCGCCGCGCTGGTCGCACTGGCGTCCCTGAATGGTGTCGCCACTGCCGCCGACGTCCAGCCGCTGGAGATCGTCACCAAATCCGGCGTACAGATGTTCTCCGTCGAGATGGCCACCACCGACAAGGAGCGCGAGACCGGCCTGATGTACCGCAAGGAATTGGCGGATGGCCGCGGCATGCTGTTCGACTTCACCCCGGAGCAGCAGGTCTCGATGTGGATGAAGAACACTTTTATTTCGCTCGACATGATCTTCATCCGCGCCGACGGCCGGATCCTGCGCATCGCCGAGAACACCGAACCGCAATCGACGAAGATCATCCCGTCCGGCGGCCCCGCCAAGGGCGTGCTTGAGGTGATCGCCGGCACCGCCCGGAAATACGGCATCGTCCCCGGCGACCAGATCGTGCACCCGCTGTTCAAGGCGCGCTGA
- a CDS encoding hypothetical protein (product_source=Hypo-rule applied): MAEISGWQMDYGLSARAGQTFQWQQLHDRFTTIGTPSRGMSQQREKAPSSVQYKEVKH, translated from the coding sequence ATGGCGGAAATCTCCGGCTGGCAAATGGACTATGGCCTGTCGGCGCGTGCCGGCCAGACGTTTCAATGGCAGCAGCTACATGACAGATTCACGACAATCGGAACTCCGTCCCGCGGAATGTCGCAACAGCGCGAAAAGGCGCCTTCGTCGGTACAATACAAAGAGGTAAAGCATTGA
- a CDS encoding putative spermidine/putrescine transport system substrate-binding protein (product_source=KO:K02055; cath_funfam=3.40.190.10; cleavage_site_network=SignalP-noTM; cog=COG1840; ko=KO:K02055; pfam=PF13343; superfamily=53850), whose amino-acid sequence MKMRFLVAALFALAFFAPQAPARAADVICYNCPPEWADWASMVKAIKADLNIEMPHDNKNSGQALAQILAEKANPVGDIGYFGVTFGMKAKAQDALEPYKPAGWDQVDAGLKDPDGYWTTIHSGTLGFFVNKDALSGAPVPKCWMDLLKPAYKGMVGYLDPSSAAVGYVGAVAVNLALGGSAENFEPGLKFFKDLKKNDPIVPKQTSYARVVSGEMPILLDYDFNAYRAKYSEKGNFEFVIPCEGSVVFPYVVGLVKNAPDKDKAKKVMDYLLSDKGQAIWTNAYLRPARKIDLPEAVKAKFLPDSDYARAKSVDWGKMELVQKGFTERYLTEVR is encoded by the coding sequence ATGAAGATGCGCTTCCTTGTTGCGGCCCTGTTTGCCCTCGCGTTCTTCGCGCCGCAGGCGCCCGCCCGTGCCGCCGACGTGATCTGCTACAACTGCCCGCCGGAATGGGCGGACTGGGCGTCGATGGTCAAGGCGATCAAGGCCGACCTCAATATCGAGATGCCGCACGACAACAAGAATTCCGGTCAGGCGCTGGCGCAAATTCTGGCCGAGAAGGCCAATCCGGTCGGCGACATCGGCTATTTCGGCGTCACCTTCGGCATGAAGGCGAAGGCCCAGGACGCGCTGGAGCCCTACAAGCCCGCTGGATGGGACCAGGTCGATGCCGGCCTGAAGGATCCCGACGGCTACTGGACCACGATCCATTCCGGCACCCTGGGCTTCTTCGTCAACAAGGACGCGCTATCAGGCGCGCCGGTGCCGAAGTGCTGGATGGATCTGTTGAAGCCGGCCTACAAGGGCATGGTCGGCTATCTCGATCCGTCGTCGGCGGCGGTCGGTTATGTGGGCGCGGTCGCCGTCAATCTGGCGCTCGGCGGCTCGGCCGAGAATTTTGAGCCGGGGCTGAAATTCTTCAAGGACCTGAAGAAGAACGATCCGATCGTTCCGAAGCAGACATCCTATGCCCGCGTGGTGTCCGGCGAAATGCCGATCCTGCTCGACTACGACTTCAATGCCTACCGCGCGAAGTATTCGGAGAAGGGCAATTTCGAGTTCGTGATTCCCTGCGAAGGTTCGGTGGTGTTTCCCTATGTCGTCGGTCTCGTGAAGAACGCGCCGGACAAGGACAAGGCCAAGAAGGTGATGGACTATCTGTTGTCCGACAAGGGCCAGGCGATCTGGACCAACGCCTATCTGCGTCCGGCCCGCAAGATCGACCTGCCGGAAGCCGTGAAGGCGAAATTCCTGCCGGACAGCGACTATGCCCGCGCCAAGAGCGTCGACTGGGGCAAGATGGAGCTGGTGCAGAAAGGTTTCACCGAGCGCTATCTCACCGAAGTCCGTTGA
- a CDS encoding putative spermidine/putrescine transport system permease protein (product_source=KO:K02053; cath_funfam=1.10.3720.10; cog=COG0555; ko=KO:K02053; pfam=PF00528; superfamily=161098; transmembrane_helix_parts=Inside_1_16,TMhelix_17_36,Outside_37_39,TMhelix_40_59,Inside_60_70,TMhelix_71_93,Outside_94_102,TMhelix_103_125,Inside_126_145,TMhelix_146_168,Outside_169_210,TMhelix_211_233,Inside_234_245,TMhelix_246_268,Outside_269_283) — MVPRLGQGHHHAMSHRSFIWICLLPLAVVTAAFFLLPMAQLIVVGAAGPRGLTAYLAILTEPRYRATLINTVVLAAATTIATLVIATIAGLFLQRHRFPGRAVLIAMLTFPLAFPGVVVGFLIILLAGRQGLIGAISNTLTGEKIVFAYSIFGLFLGYLYFSIPRVILTIMAAVQKLDVGLEEAARSLGASPWAVQRDVVLPALGPAFVASGAIAFATAMGAFGTAFTLATNIDVLPMLIYTEFTLAANFSISAALSIGLGIIAWAILSLARSFSGGTVAAAG; from the coding sequence ATGGTGCCCCGGCTCGGGCAGGGGCACCATCACGCCATGTCGCATAGAAGCTTTATCTGGATCTGCCTGCTGCCGCTCGCGGTGGTGACGGCAGCGTTCTTCCTGCTGCCGATGGCGCAACTGATCGTGGTCGGCGCCGCCGGCCCGCGCGGGCTGACGGCCTATCTCGCCATCCTCACTGAGCCGCGTTATCGCGCGACGCTGATCAATACCGTGGTGCTGGCGGCGGCGACCACGATTGCGACGCTGGTCATCGCCACCATCGCCGGCCTGTTCCTGCAGCGCCATCGCTTTCCCGGCCGCGCCGTGCTGATTGCGATGCTGACCTTTCCGCTGGCATTTCCCGGCGTCGTGGTCGGCTTCCTGATCATCCTGCTCGCGGGGCGGCAGGGACTGATCGGCGCGATCTCGAACACGCTGACCGGAGAAAAAATCGTGTTCGCCTATTCGATCTTCGGGCTGTTCCTCGGCTATCTCTATTTCTCCATCCCGCGCGTGATCCTCACCATCATGGCGGCGGTGCAGAAGCTCGATGTCGGGCTGGAGGAGGCGGCGCGCTCGCTCGGCGCCAGCCCCTGGGCGGTGCAGCGCGACGTGGTGTTGCCGGCGCTGGGGCCGGCCTTCGTCGCCTCCGGCGCGATTGCCTTCGCCACCGCGATGGGTGCGTTCGGCACGGCGTTCACGCTGGCGACCAATATCGATGTGCTGCCGATGCTGATCTATACCGAGTTCACGCTGGCCGCGAATTTCTCGATCTCGGCAGCGCTGTCGATCGGGCTTGGCATCATCGCCTGGGCGATCCTGTCGCTGGCACGCTCGTTCAGCGGCGGCACCGTCGCGGCGGCCGGATAG
- a CDS encoding putative spermidine/putrescine transport system permease protein (product_source=KO:K02053; cath_funfam=1.10.3720.10; cog=COG1177; ko=KO:K02053; pfam=PF00528; superfamily=161098; transmembrane_helix_parts=Outside_1_14,TMhelix_15_37,Inside_38_57,TMhelix_58_80,Outside_81_99,TMhelix_100_122,Inside_123_128,TMhelix_129_151,Outside_152_178,TMhelix_179_201,Inside_202_231,TMhelix_232_254,Outside_255_261): MRDRLIFASQLGFTLLVAAFLVVPVVLSISAGVTVNYFRGIQSGVTLRWVMQVWDLYAGEIGLSFVIAFATLAVTLIVGVPAAYALHVRGGKLSRIIEEIITLPLAIPGLAIALALLLTYGGFGSFRRSWIFILTGHVVFTMPFMVRSVMAVFATIDIKTLDEGAASLGASPWQRFCDVIVPNAMPGILAGALMVVTLSLGEFNLTWMLHTPLTKTLPVGLADAYASMRLEVASAYTLIFFVMIVPLLVAMQMFADEGQKK; this comes from the coding sequence ATGCGCGATCGCCTGATCTTCGCCAGCCAGCTCGGTTTCACGCTGCTTGTCGCCGCGTTCCTGGTGGTGCCCGTCGTGCTGTCGATATCGGCCGGCGTCACCGTCAATTACTTCCGCGGTATCCAGTCCGGCGTCACCCTGCGATGGGTGATGCAGGTGTGGGATCTCTATGCCGGCGAGATAGGGCTGTCCTTCGTGATCGCGTTTGCGACGCTGGCGGTGACGCTCATCGTCGGCGTTCCCGCGGCCTATGCGCTGCATGTGCGCGGCGGAAAACTGTCCCGCATCATCGAGGAAATCATCACGCTGCCACTGGCGATCCCCGGCCTCGCCATCGCATTGGCGCTGCTGCTGACCTATGGTGGCTTCGGCAGCTTTCGCCGCTCCTGGATATTCATCCTCACTGGCCATGTCGTCTTCACCATGCCGTTCATGGTGCGCTCGGTGATGGCGGTGTTTGCGACCATCGACATCAAGACTCTCGATGAAGGCGCGGCCTCGCTCGGCGCCTCGCCGTGGCAGCGGTTTTGCGATGTCATCGTGCCTAACGCGATGCCCGGCATTCTCGCGGGGGCCCTGATGGTGGTGACGCTGTCGCTCGGCGAGTTCAACCTGACCTGGATGCTGCACACGCCGCTGACCAAGACGCTGCCGGTCGGCCTCGCCGATGCTTACGCTTCGATGCGGCTCGAAGTCGCTTCCGCCTACACCCTGATTTTCTTTGTCATGATTGTCCCGCTTCTGGTGGCGATGCAGATGTTTGCCGACGAGGGCCAGAAGAAATGA
- a CDS encoding putative spermidine/putrescine transport system ATP-binding protein (product_source=KO:K02052; cath_funfam=3.40.50.300; cog=COG3842; ko=KO:K02052; pfam=PF00005,PF08402; smart=SM00382; superfamily=50331,52540), with the protein MTAIAGHGASVHIERCGKTFSDGTQALAPASLDIVSGETLVLLGPSGCGKTTMLRIIAGLEQPDIGGRVLFDDADMTSVPIEQRNVGMVFQSYALFPNMSVADNIGYGLKIRGVDSKARAARIAEMVALTNIGGLEDRRIDQLSGGQRQRVALARAVAIRPRVLLLDEPLTALDASLRDRLRGELNRLLRSLGITAIYVTHDQSEAMELGDRIVVMRKGAIAQIGTPREVYFTPQSRFVAEFVGAANIVEGAVSGGQLVLPGGRLALNAATDVAAAVAMIRPETIRIVGEGDASLTGTIESVSFIGDKQRIVVTGASGKPLAVDAPNTIVVSVGERVGLSIAPEAVRLLPKED; encoded by the coding sequence ATGACTGCAATCGCGGGACACGGCGCCTCGGTGCATATCGAGCGCTGCGGCAAGACATTTTCGGATGGCACCCAGGCGCTGGCGCCGGCCAGCCTCGATATCGTCAGCGGCGAGACACTGGTGCTGCTCGGCCCGTCCGGCTGCGGCAAGACCACCATGCTGCGCATCATCGCCGGCCTCGAGCAGCCCGACATCGGCGGCCGCGTGCTGTTCGACGACGCCGACATGACGTCGGTGCCGATCGAGCAGCGCAATGTCGGCATGGTGTTCCAGTCCTACGCGCTGTTTCCCAATATGAGTGTCGCCGACAATATCGGCTATGGCCTCAAGATCCGCGGTGTCGACAGCAAGGCGCGCGCAGCGCGCATCGCCGAGATGGTGGCGCTGACCAATATCGGCGGCCTTGAAGACCGCCGCATCGACCAGCTCTCCGGCGGCCAGCGCCAGCGCGTCGCTCTCGCCCGCGCCGTCGCCATCCGTCCGCGCGTGCTGCTGCTCGACGAGCCCTTGACCGCGCTCGACGCCTCGCTGCGCGATCGACTGCGCGGCGAACTCAACCGCCTGCTGCGTTCGCTGGGGATCACCGCGATCTATGTGACCCATGACCAGTCCGAAGCGATGGAGCTCGGCGACCGCATCGTGGTGATGCGCAAGGGCGCCATCGCCCAGATCGGCACGCCGCGCGAGGTGTACTTCACACCGCAGAGTCGCTTTGTCGCGGAGTTCGTCGGGGCGGCGAATATCGTGGAAGGCGCGGTGTCTGGCGGACAGCTTGTACTACCCGGTGGCCGGCTGGCGCTAAATGCAGCGACCGATGTTGCGGCGGCCGTGGCGATGATCCGGCCGGAGACGATCCGGATTGTCGGCGAGGGCGACGCCTCGCTCACCGGCACCATTGAAAGCGTCAGCTTCATCGGCGACAAGCAGCGCATCGTCGTCACCGGCGCCTCCGGCAAGCCTTTGGCTGTGGATGCACCGAATACGATTGTAGTCAGTGTCGGCGAGCGCGTCGGCCTGTCGATTGCGCCGGAAGCCGTTCGCCTGCTGCCAAAGGAAGACTGA
- a CDS encoding Icc protein (product_source=KO:K03651; cath_funfam=3.60.21.10; cog=COG1409; ko=KO:K03651; pfam=PF00149; superfamily=56300) — MSSKPVLIAQISDLHIKAPGELAYGKVDTAKALQRCVAALNDFTPRPDLVVISGDLADTPTPEEYDHLKRLLASLQIPFIGIPGNHDSREMMRAAFPEQAYATPSGALNRTRSVGGLDVVLLDSSVAGKPHGVLEAATLQWLDATLASSPQRPALLFLHHPPFRTGIEHMDVQNLLNAADLVPIIRRHPRVQLVAAGHVHRATLTTFAGVAATICPAPNHAVDLDLGELREPSFKVEPPAFHLHVWFADEAFGRTVTHQVPIGQFDGPHPFFGPDGELL, encoded by the coding sequence ATGTCGTCGAAACCTGTACTGATCGCGCAGATTTCCGATCTGCATATCAAGGCGCCCGGCGAACTCGCCTATGGCAAGGTCGATACGGCAAAAGCGCTGCAGCGCTGCGTGGCCGCGCTGAATGACTTCACGCCGCGTCCCGATCTCGTAGTGATCTCCGGCGATCTCGCGGACACGCCGACACCGGAGGAATACGACCACCTCAAGCGGCTGCTGGCGTCGCTGCAGATTCCCTTCATCGGCATTCCCGGCAATCACGATTCGCGCGAGATGATGCGAGCGGCATTTCCGGAGCAGGCCTATGCGACGCCGTCCGGCGCGCTCAACCGGACGCGTAGCGTCGGCGGCCTTGATGTCGTCCTGCTGGATTCCAGCGTCGCCGGAAAGCCGCATGGCGTACTCGAAGCCGCGACGCTGCAATGGCTGGATGCGACCCTGGCGTCATCGCCGCAACGGCCTGCGTTGCTGTTCCTGCATCATCCGCCGTTCCGGACGGGAATCGAGCACATGGACGTGCAGAATCTCCTCAACGCCGCCGACCTCGTGCCGATCATTCGCCGACATCCGCGGGTCCAGCTGGTCGCCGCCGGCCATGTCCATCGCGCGACGCTGACGACGTTCGCCGGCGTGGCCGCCACGATCTGCCCGGCGCCGAATCATGCCGTTGATCTCGATCTCGGCGAATTGCGCGAGCCGTCGTTCAAGGTCGAACCGCCGGCGTTTCATCTGCACGTCTGGTTTGCCGATGAGGCATTCGGCCGCACGGTGACGCACCAGGTGCCAATCGGGCAATTTGACGGGCCGCATCCGTTCTTCGGGCCCGACGGCGAATTGCTGTGA
- a CDS encoding ribosomal protein S19E (S16A) (product_source=COG2238; cog=COG2238; superfamily=46785), which translates to MHTDIDHDLTNDQWDTLRALRPAGAAAGKLNRYILEQLSALDLATLSNSGPFLTPKGRAVMLRGSPRLWDLAA; encoded by the coding sequence ATGCATACAGATATCGACCACGATCTGACAAACGATCAATGGGACACGCTGCGGGCGCTTCGCCCGGCAGGCGCCGCTGCGGGCAAACTGAATCGCTACATCCTTGAACAGCTAAGCGCACTCGATCTGGCCACGCTGTCGAATTCCGGACCGTTCCTGACGCCGAAGGGACGCGCGGTGATGCTGCGCGGCTCGCCGCGGCTGTGGGACCTCGCCGCCTGA
- a CDS encoding uncharacterized membrane protein YbhN (UPF0104 family) (product_source=COG0392; cog=COG0392; ko=KO:K07027; transmembrane_helix_parts=Inside_1_19,TMhelix_20_41,Outside_42_60,TMhelix_61_83,Inside_84_94,TMhelix_95_117,Outside_118_136,TMhelix_137_159,Inside_160_178,TMhelix_179_196,Outside_197_215,TMhelix_216_238,Inside_239_249,TMhelix_250_272,Outside_273_291,TMhelix_292_314,Inside_315_329), whose translation MLRGLNRAIQVIGARAGWRWLGIVVSLAIAVIAFTALTHALKGVDFAEVLAAMRLTQPVSIVLSLGLVAISYGSLTLYDLLAVRMIGRGDIPFRIAALASFTSYPIAHGTGAVLLVSSAIRYRIYAPHGIGVADVARICFLTGLTFWLGNLTALGLSILYEPDAISRIDHLSPEINRSIAVAVLVGIVGYVGWTWNGNRLFGRRQWSVPLPSGRNVFLQIGIGIVDLGAAALAMYVLIPVGLDVGIARVIVVFIAATLLGFASHAPAGIGVFDATILVGLGGEHTEQLLAVLLLFRLFYHLTPFVLALVLFGAVEVYRNIGRRKLSQAT comes from the coding sequence GTGCTGCGCGGCTTGAACAGAGCAATCCAGGTGATCGGCGCGCGCGCCGGCTGGCGATGGCTCGGCATTGTCGTCAGCCTTGCGATCGCCGTAATCGCGTTTACCGCGCTGACCCACGCGCTGAAGGGTGTCGATTTCGCGGAGGTGCTGGCTGCGATGCGGCTGACGCAGCCTGTCAGCATCGTGCTGTCGCTGGGGCTGGTCGCGATCTCCTACGGCAGCCTGACCTTGTACGATCTGCTGGCGGTGCGGATGATCGGGCGCGGCGACATTCCGTTTCGCATCGCAGCCCTTGCCAGCTTCACCAGCTATCCGATCGCGCACGGCACCGGCGCCGTGCTGCTGGTGTCGTCGGCGATCCGCTATCGCATCTATGCGCCGCACGGAATCGGCGTCGCCGACGTCGCGCGAATCTGTTTCCTGACCGGACTGACGTTCTGGCTCGGTAACCTCACGGCGCTTGGTCTCAGCATCCTCTATGAGCCGGACGCGATCAGCCGGATCGATCACCTTTCACCTGAGATCAATCGGTCGATCGCAGTCGCCGTGCTGGTGGGGATCGTCGGCTATGTCGGCTGGACCTGGAACGGCAACCGGCTGTTTGGCCGCCGTCAATGGTCGGTGCCGCTGCCAAGCGGCCGCAACGTGTTCCTGCAGATCGGCATCGGCATCGTCGACCTCGGCGCCGCCGCGCTGGCGATGTATGTGCTGATTCCCGTCGGCCTGGATGTCGGCATTGCCCGGGTGATTGTGGTGTTCATCGCAGCGACGTTGCTCGGCTTTGCCAGCCATGCGCCGGCCGGCATCGGCGTGTTCGATGCGACCATCCTGGTCGGGCTGGGCGGCGAACATACCGAACAATTGCTGGCGGTGCTGCTGCTGTTCCGGCTGTTCTATCACCTGACGCCGTTCGTGCTGGCGCTGGTGTTGTTCGGCGCGGTCGAAGTGTATCGAAATATCGGACGCCGAAAGCTCAGTCAGGCTACTTAG
- a CDS encoding S-adenosylmethionine-diacylgycerolhomoserine-N-methyltransferase (product_source=KO:K13623; cath_funfam=3.40.50.150; cog=COG2226; ko=KO:K13623; pfam=PF13649; superfamily=53335) gives MTTVSDFDDGAEAAWPTEATRRMNRMYRWQRFIYDATRRYYLLGRDQLIDGIKPSAGASVLEIGCGTGRNLVHAARQYPGATFYGIDVSTEMLTTAISAIDRRGLNGTVRVAHGDATAFDPAVLFGISAFDHVMISYSLSMIPDWHAVLDNAVSRLKPGGRLHIVDFGNQERLPAAARKFLLRWLALFDVTPRRDMQDVLMTMAAESGANLAFDRPFRGYAQSAVLTLPK, from the coding sequence GTGACGACTGTCTCCGATTTCGACGATGGCGCGGAAGCCGCGTGGCCGACCGAAGCCACACGCCGCATGAACCGGATGTATCGCTGGCAGCGTTTCATCTATGACGCGACGCGGCGCTATTACCTGCTCGGCCGCGACCAGCTGATCGATGGCATCAAGCCCTCCGCCGGCGCATCGGTACTGGAGATCGGCTGCGGTACCGGCCGCAACCTTGTCCACGCCGCCCGCCAATATCCCGGCGCAACCTTTTACGGCATCGACGTTTCCACCGAAATGCTGACCACGGCCATCTCCGCCATCGACCGCCGCGGATTGAATGGCACCGTTCGCGTCGCCCATGGCGACGCCACCGCCTTCGATCCCGCTGTTCTGTTCGGGATATCAGCGTTCGATCACGTGATGATCTCCTACAGCCTGTCGATGATTCCGGACTGGCACGCCGTGCTCGACAATGCGGTGTCCCGCCTCAAACCCGGCGGCCGGCTGCACATCGTCGATTTCGGCAATCAGGAGCGGCTGCCCGCCGCAGCCCGTAAATTCCTGCTGCGCTGGCTGGCGCTGTTTGACGTCACGCCGCGCAGGGACATGCAGGATGTGTTGATGACGATGGCGGCAGAGTCCGGCGCCAATCTCGCCTTCGATCGCCCGTTCCGGGGCTACGCGCAATCCGCGGTGCTGACGCTGCCTAAGTAG
- a CDS encoding S-adenosylmethionine-diacylglycerol 3-amino-3-carboxypropyl transferase (product_source=KO:K13622; cog=COG5379; ko=KO:K13622; pfam=PF11899; superfamily=53335): MNTHLIADAVRNSRTRDEATIWDRLFAFWFRRLVYTQIWEDPEADLAAMQLPAGSTIVTISSGGCNALSYLAAKPAQVYAIDLNEAHLSLLKLKLAGLRALPDYATFWKFFGEGNSVANADLYRDRLRPMLDAGARDYWDERDVRGRPRYGYFTDGFFRHGALGRFIGFAHRLAKIAGIDLAALLKDDANSPARIRALDRLHRLFHSRLARLMTRTPALLFSLGIPPQQRTLLGGDQPLNEVLHQRLLRLIDVHPNATNYFAWQALGRSYIGPGDKCLPLYLQQSRFAEMGKGADLVTPMHANLRVFLESQPARQIDAVVLLDSQDWMAPDEIRALWNAIDRAGNDGVRVIFRTAGAESPLDSPELTSLRNTWQRDAERSAKGLAEDRSGIYGGFHLYTRKAG, from the coding sequence ATGAACACGCATTTGATCGCGGACGCCGTTCGCAACAGCCGAACTCGCGACGAAGCGACGATCTGGGACAGGCTCTTTGCCTTCTGGTTTCGTCGCCTGGTCTACACCCAGATATGGGAAGATCCGGAAGCCGACCTTGCGGCAATGCAGTTGCCGGCGGGATCGACCATTGTCACCATCTCGAGCGGCGGCTGCAACGCGCTGTCCTATCTCGCGGCGAAGCCGGCGCAGGTCTATGCCATCGACCTCAACGAGGCGCATCTGTCGCTGCTGAAGCTGAAACTCGCCGGCCTGCGCGCGCTGCCGGACTATGCCACGTTCTGGAAATTCTTCGGCGAAGGCAACTCGGTGGCGAACGCCGACCTGTATCGCGACCGCTTGCGGCCGATGCTCGACGCCGGCGCGCGCGACTACTGGGATGAGCGCGATGTACGCGGCCGTCCGCGCTACGGCTATTTCACCGACGGCTTTTTCCGCCACGGCGCGCTGGGCCGCTTCATCGGCTTCGCCCACCGACTGGCAAAGATCGCCGGCATCGATCTCGCGGCCTTGCTGAAGGATGACGCCAACTCGCCCGCACGTATCCGCGCGTTGGACAGACTGCACCGGCTGTTTCATTCCCGGCTGGCGCGCCTGATGACACGGACTCCGGCGCTGCTGTTCAGCCTGGGCATTCCGCCGCAGCAACGCACGCTGCTCGGCGGCGACCAGCCGCTCAACGAGGTGCTGCACCAGCGGCTGCTGCGCCTGATCGACGTTCATCCCAACGCGACCAACTATTTTGCCTGGCAGGCGCTCGGCCGCAGCTATATCGGACCCGGCGACAAGTGCCTGCCGCTGTACCTGCAACAGAGTCGCTTCGCCGAGATGGGCAAGGGCGCCGACCTGGTCACGCCGATGCACGCCAATCTGCGCGTCTTCCTGGAAAGCCAGCCGGCACGACAGATCGACGCGGTGGTGCTGCTGGATTCGCAGGACTGGATGGCGCCGGACGAAATCCGCGCGCTGTGGAATGCCATCGACCGCGCCGGCAATGACGGTGTTCGCGTGATCTTCCGGACTGCCGGGGCGGAGTCGCCGCTGGACAGCCCGGAACTGACATCGCTTCGGAATACCTGGCAGCGCGACGCCGAACGAAGCGCGAAAGGACTCGCCGAGGATCGCTCGGGCATTTACGGCGGCTTCCATCTCTACACACGCAAGGCAGGCTGA
- a CDS encoding hypothetical protein (product_source=Hypo-rule applied; transmembrane_helix_parts=Inside_1_20,TMhelix_21_43,Outside_44_118) gives MWPVSRNHSAGRAFKMPKEEFEMNLKLTIAGLVALGGIALGAGSASAMPNGLSANGQVGQSGNVEQVRLVCDAYGRCWRRPNYGYGYAYGGPRYYGGGPRFYGGPRRYGYRGGYGRRW, from the coding sequence ATGTGGCCGGTCTCGCGCAACCATTCGGCCGGCCGCGCGTTCAAGATGCCCAAGGAGGAATTTGAGATGAATTTGAAATTGACGATCGCCGGTCTGGTTGCGCTCGGCGGTATTGCTCTCGGTGCCGGTTCGGCGTCTGCGATGCCCAATGGCCTGTCGGCCAATGGGCAGGTCGGGCAGTCCGGCAATGTCGAGCAGGTTCGGCTGGTCTGCGACGCCTATGGCCGCTGCTGGCGCCGCCCGAATTACGGCTACGGCTATGCCTATGGTGGTCCGCGCTATTACGGTGGCGGCCCACGCTTCTATGGCGGCCCGCGTCGCTATGGCTACCGCGGCGGATATGGCCGCCGCTGGTAA